Below is a window of Leptospira kanakyensis DNA.
GTTTTTTCCCGAACACGGCTGCATTGACTTCTTCATTAAGAGGACAAACTGTTCATAACCTTTTAAAAATATTCCCTAACGACCCAAAACTGTATTATGGAGAAAAACGTTATTTACCATATGACCTCATCATCATGGATGAAACATCAATGGTAGATCTGAAACTGATGAATGTATTTTTGGATTCAATCAGTGACAATACCCATTTAATTTTACTCGGGGATCCAAACCAATTACCATCCGTAGGACAAGGAGAGGTTTTAGCAGACTTACTGAAAGAACTCAGAAAACAAGGGCAATTTGTTTCTGAATTAAAAACCAATCATCGATCTTCTGCTTCTTCACAGTTCAGCATATTTGCAGAACTTGTAAAAGATTCTTTTGAAGAAACAAATACAAATCCCGAGTTCCCTACTCCGAAAGTAATAGAACCTAATCAAATAAACAAAGCGGATGATTTCCTCTGGTTACAGAAAGAAAAACCAACTCCTACGAACCCATCTATTTATCACGACTGGAAGGGTGATGACCTCATCCAATTTTTATGGAAAGATTTTTTTCTTCCCACTGCGATCAAGTCTTTGGATTTCCAATGGCAGATAAATGATCTCTTAAATCCAGAGAATAAAAACAGGTTAGATGAATTGATTTCCGAATACCGATGTTTGACCATTCTAAGAAACGGATATTACGGAATCGATTCTATACAGACGAGGATTTTAAATCTCGCAAAAAAACAACTCACTTCGCAAAATTATTCGCCAAACATAGAATATAGACATTTGGCTAAATCTTTTTACTTCCAAGGGATGCCTATCATTATCAAAAGAAATGATCAAATTAGAAAACTTTTTAATGGTGATATTGGCCTTGTATTAAAAATAAATTCCGAACTAAGAGCAGTATTTCCTATCGAAAATCGTTTGTATTCTTTTGCATTGGACACCTTACCCGAACATGAACCGGCTTTCTTTTTAACCGTTCACAAAAGCCAAGGGTCTGAATACAATACCATCTTATTGTATCTCCCCCCAATTTTTTCTTTTGATTCCGATTCCGAAGAAATCCCCCTACTCAATCGCAGAATACTCTATACCGCAGTAACAAGAGCCAAAAAAAAAGTAATCCTTATGGGGGACTACCAAACTTGGAATTTAGGCCTAGAAACATTTCGAAAAAGAAATACAGGAGTTGAGTTATGACAGAGTTTTTAGGAGTTTCAAAACAGACTCTAAATTTCCCAAAACCAAACTACCTCCAGAATGTATCATTGAAAATTCCAACATTAAGTTGATACTATTTCCAAAATCTTCATTTACTAAATACCCATCACTATCAATCACATAACCAGAAATATGTGGTTTTGTGGGAATTTTTGATTTTACGATTTCGGGAAGGATCCGTTTATCATTCAAATACCCAAAAACTCTTTTTCTTTTTGCAAAAGCGTAACCGATTTCGAAAGATGTTCCATCATCAACACAAGCACCTCGAAAGGGATTACAGTTGGCAATGACTATATCAGAACGATCAATAATAGAAACGTTTTCTAAAAAAATTTGATTTGCCCTATCAAGTAATTGTTTATCTGTCACTTCACCATCAAAGGGAGTTAAGGCACGATACCCAAATGATGCGCAGAGAGTTTTCGCATTAGTAAGAACTTCCGAAGCATTCGCCAGAAAAACTTCCGGGCCCGCAAGATAGATAGTCTGCATAATGAATTCTATCTGGAGCCGAAAGAAAATTCAAAGATTTTTTTAATTCACCCTGGGTTCAGCAGGTGTGAGTTTGACTTCGCTAAATGCAAATTTACCATCTAAACCAAAATAGAAAAACCTTGGCCTTTGGGGGTTATATTGCAAATCCCATGCATCCAAAACATTGTCTACACCAACAAACCATTGAAAATGTCCAAAAAATCTTTGAGACAACCGTAAATTCAGATTTGTATGAGGATTTACCATTCGGTATCCATATGTAGCACCAGTGGTACAATACGAGAGATTGTTTTCTGCACAGTAGTCTGAAACCCCTGTTGGGAGCTGACCGAGCGCATTGGATATGTTAGTTTGTGCCTGGTTATTTAATGCAGCTTCCAAACCATCAAAATTGGTTGGCAGATCCGGATTACACCACAAAGGATTTTTAACACAATAATAAGGTTGTTTTCCAAACACCACTGCAAACACAGACAAACTCAAACCGCTGGACTTTTCATCAATACGAATGCTAAAATTCCAACGATGGGGGCCCCTTCCCTCAAGAGGGAGTTTCGTTAACTCATCTCTGGTATCCGTATAAGTATAACCAACGCTAGTTGATACGATTTCGGTAAGTCGAACATTTATAGATGACTCAATCCCTTGTGTAGTGGCTTTCTGGTAATTTGATGTTTGATAAACCATAAGACCCGACGAATCTCTCACTGGGTTCGTTCTAAATCCGATCAGATTGTCTACGTTGTTGTGAAATAAATTTGAACTATACCAAATTCTTTTTGTAATGTCCCACTCCCAACCAAAGTTATAACTTCTTGAAAGTTCTGGTTTGAGATTGGAACTTCCCACAACTCGATACCCTACACCTGGATTTAAAAAGTTAAAGTACAAGTCTTGAAAGCTGGGAGCCCGATACCCAAGCCCATTCGCTGCACGAAATCGAAATTGGTCGGTTACGTCATAACGAATGGCAAGTTTAGGAAGCCATTCACCACCATAAATAGAATCATGATCATAACGAACTCCCGGGACAATTTGTATCCTAGGTTTATCAGAAACTCTCCACTCATCTTGCACATAAAATGCATTCCTAAAACGATAAGCATTTCCATTGATTGTTTGTCCTCTTGTCAACTCCGGATTAAAATCCTCAAAACAAACATTGGGATAAGTTCTACGGCAATCAGGAGCAATACGAGCTGAAGAAATTTGATCCTGTAAATTTTCGGCACCAACGGAAGTTACATGATTTTCTGAAAATTTATAATCTACTCTAGATCGAAACTCAGCGACTGCATTGTCTGTTCTTTGTTGTGAGTCTAAATCATCAGCCTTTCTTTGGTCTGTTGTATATAAATCTTGAAACCTAGAATAGTTTGCGTTCAAATTCACGTTTATCTTTTGATTCGCAACCCAATCCACATTAAAAGCACCCATAAAATCATGAGTTTTATTCCTTCGATCATAAACAGTTCTTGGAGGAGAAGCATCAACAGCTGTCTGATCCAAATGCCTATAATAAAACTGTCCGGTGAGTGTTAAGTTATCTGTCGCGTGATAAACAGTTTTATTAGAAAGGTTCATATCATTAAATGCACTTCCCGAAGTTGATTCGAGTGGTGGTGAATAATTTGGTAACCGAGTTGCTAATAAATAACTATTAACAGCAGAAGTATTCGCTGGGTACGGATTGTACCCTGGAGCAAGTGATGCGTATCTCCCGTTTCTTGGACCGGGAGTTGCGTCTGGAGTTAGATCGTATCCGTCTCCTTTATGCCAACCGACAGTGAAGAGTGTAGACAATTTATCACTTTTTGCTCCAACAGTTGCGTAGTTTCGAAACTCCATATAAGATCCGTAATATTTTTCACTTCCCGAACCTCCCAAAGTTCGAAACTCAGCATACAATGGATCTTGTGCTTCTTTGGTTATGATGTTGATCACACCGGCAATGGCATCGGATCCATAAATGGCGGAGGAAGCTCCCTTAACAATTTCAATTCTTTCAATGTCTTCTGCTTTGAAACGAGTTAAGTCAATCGATCCACTAAATCGACCCGTAGTCCTTTGTCCATCCACAAGGATGAGGACATTCTGTGCAGAAAGTCCTTGCAAACGGACAGTTTGTCCCCTTTCTCCTGCTTGGGCAGGCCTCACTTCTATCCCAGGAACGTTCCCCAGTGTCTGCGAAAGATCCCTCGCCCCCATCGCATCTATATCTTTTCTAGTGAGAACCTCAGTAGTAATTGTGGAATCTTTTAAAAGATTTTTCCTTCTTGTACCAGTCACGGTGATCATATTTGAACGATCCAAATTGGAATCGTTTGGTTGAATCCCTGATTCACCATGTTTTGTTTGTTTGGTGGTCTCAGAGGCATCCCCTTTATCAGCGGCAGGCTCCGCGTATAAATCAGAATCAACCGAAACCAAACCAATATACGCTACTAATAAGAAATAGAGAACCTTAGGGAATTTTAATCCCGAGGTTTTTTGAAAACTAATTTTCATACTTTATTTAAATGCAATTCAATCAATTGAGATTATAATTTTTTCCATTGAAACTTTGGATTCCCCGAAGTTCCCGCTGCACTATAATAGTCCAACATCTGGATTGCATATTTCGATCCATCACTTCCAGTGATGATAAAAACATCAGATTTAGCAGTTAAAATTGTATCTGCATAAGTATACCAAGCGCCATATCCTGCTGGCATCGGTGTTAAATCAAGTGGGGCTGCCATCACAGGGTTAATACTTTCTGAAGAAGAAGTTACAGGGCCACCTCCGGCAGAAGAAAGCCTAACATCTACAACTGCCGTACACTCTGCACCTGTAAAGGCAGCGGCAAAATTTGTAGAACCCGATTTACATGCACCACCGCTCCCGGTTCCGCTGGTTCCACTATTTGTCTGAATATTATATCTTTTTAAAGCAATATCCCACTGTGCAGTAGACTCTACTTTAACTCCGTTCGATTTTAAACTTATATACACCCAATTACAACTTGAAGTGGCATTAACCGCTGTCGTAAAGGCCCCCGTTGTGTTCACAGCGTTCGCAGGAACTACCGTACAAGGGATAGTGCCACTTTCCACTCCTCCGGCAACCA
It encodes the following:
- the recD gene encoding exodeoxyribonuclease V subunit alpha, with translation MKQRELPYLEIAKEIITYFPHIPKDHENLIAQLIETNQNGDLYLSSFDSPAIKNFKNQFPFHLETIGEEERLFFQKTYKEKLHFELAIKRLLTNRKNDRITSTLDLSKIEPLISKLESFFRNPLAMEQKQAVIESITGLFRVIAGGPGTGKTTVVSFILKLLDELEKLPQPNRIALVAPTGRAAQRLTESIQKNLSFFPNTAALTSSLRGQTVHNLLKIFPNDPKLYYGEKRYLPYDLIIMDETSMVDLKLMNVFLDSISDNTHLILLGDPNQLPSVGQGEVLADLLKELRKQGQFVSELKTNHRSSASSQFSIFAELVKDSFEETNTNPEFPTPKVIEPNQINKADDFLWLQKEKPTPTNPSIYHDWKGDDLIQFLWKDFFLPTAIKSLDFQWQINDLLNPENKNRLDELISEYRCLTILRNGYYGIDSIQTRILNLAKKQLTSQNYSPNIEYRHLAKSFYFQGMPIIIKRNDQIRKLFNGDIGLVLKINSELRAVFPIENRLYSFALDTLPEHEPAFFLTVHKSQGSEYNTILLYLPPIFSFDSDSEEIPLLNRRILYTAVTRAKKKVILMGDYQTWNLGLETFRKRNTGVEL
- a CDS encoding TonB-dependent receptor plug domain-containing protein, with product MKISFQKTSGLKFPKVLYFLLVAYIGLVSVDSDLYAEPAADKGDASETTKQTKHGESGIQPNDSNLDRSNMITVTGTRRKNLLKDSTITTEVLTRKDIDAMGARDLSQTLGNVPGIEVRPAQAGERGQTVRLQGLSAQNVLILVDGQRTTGRFSGSIDLTRFKAEDIERIEIVKGASSAIYGSDAIAGVINIITKEAQDPLYAEFRTLGGSGSEKYYGSYMEFRNYATVGAKSDKLSTLFTVGWHKGDGYDLTPDATPGPRNGRYASLAPGYNPYPANTSAVNSYLLATRLPNYSPPLESTSGSAFNDMNLSNKTVYHATDNLTLTGQFYYRHLDQTAVDASPPRTVYDRRNKTHDFMGAFNVDWVANQKINVNLNANYSRFQDLYTTDQRKADDLDSQQRTDNAVAEFRSRVDYKFSENHVTSVGAENLQDQISSARIAPDCRRTYPNVCFEDFNPELTRGQTINGNAYRFRNAFYVQDEWRVSDKPRIQIVPGVRYDHDSIYGGEWLPKLAIRYDVTDQFRFRAANGLGYRAPSFQDLYFNFLNPGVGYRVVGSSNLKPELSRSYNFGWEWDITKRIWYSSNLFHNNVDNLIGFRTNPVRDSSGLMVYQTSNYQKATTQGIESSINVRLTEIVSTSVGYTYTDTRDELTKLPLEGRGPHRWNFSIRIDEKSSGLSLSVFAVVFGKQPYYCVKNPLWCNPDLPTNFDGLEAALNNQAQTNISNALGQLPTGVSDYCAENNLSYCTTGATYGYRMVNPHTNLNLRLSQRFFGHFQWFVGVDNVLDAWDLQYNPQRPRFFYFGLDGKFAFSEVKLTPAEPRVN
- a CDS encoding nucleoside 2-deoxyribosyltransferase, which gives rise to MQTIYLAGPEVFLANASEVLTNAKTLCASFGYRALTPFDGEVTDKQLLDRANQIFLENVSIIDRSDIVIANCNPFRGACVDDGTSFEIGYAFAKRKRVFGYLNDKRILPEIVKSKIPTKPHISGYVIDSDGYLVNEDFGNSINLMLEFSMIHSGGSLVLGNLESVLKLLKTLS
- a CDS encoding HmuY family protein, which gives rise to MAIKSKFQILKQFSFVILLNISFFTDCSLKQNSSDDSSALLLLVAGGVESGTIPCTVVPANAVNTTGAFTTAVNATSSCNWVYISLKSNGVKVESTAQWDIALKRYNIQTNSGTSGTGSGGACKSGSTNFAAAFTGAECTAVVDVRLSSAGGGPVTSSSESINPVMAAPLDLTPMPAGYGAWYTYADTILTAKSDVFIITGSDGSKYAIQMLDYYSAAGTSGNPKFQWKKL